The genomic window GCATGCAACCAGCTTTTTGGTTTGTAATATATTTGACTTCTAATGTCTTACAAAAATCAGTGAGTGTAATTGTAGACAAAATACACAGTATGAGGAAACTGATGTTTTCAGTAAAACTGCAACTTGACCACTTTACAGACCactggaagaaatggacaacatACAATATGACCTAAACTCCATGAGTGTTTATGAAATGTAACCTACTGTGTACCTGGAAAAAGCCATATAATACTATTAAATAGCATATACCAACCTTTGTTAGTTATTTGAatacacaaaatttaaaaaatacaataaaaataagttTGAAAATAAAGCACTGTACTATAAGTTGTTAACATCTCGGTCAAATAGTCATTCTTCTCCCATTAAAACAGTTTGTCCGTTATTGTTCTGAGAATATGTGCAATGTAAAATGGAGCCACTGGTACTATCAAAATAAACACCTTTGTCACCAAATATCTGTTAATTATCTATTAACCTTATAGTAACAGTTGTAACAACATTACTGCacaatctttttttaattttttttttttttttttttttgggggggggggggggggggggttaaatcatCTCAGGGAGTGGTCTGATTGAGTTTATCTGTATTGTTCCAGCAAAAgctgtttttaattttaaaaacaaattattcaaagaaaattaaaaacagtGCTATAATATTAATGTTTCTTTCCATAATACTTGAACCATTGTTATAAATTTGTTGGGGACCCTGACAGAAAAAGTTTGAAAACCGAAGTGAAAATAGCTTTAGAACAGAAAATCCAGGCTTTTTGATgctttattagtacttttactaaaGTAAATGATCTGAATGTTTCTTCCACTTTTGTACATGACTACACATACCTTGTTTGTGGTCAAACATCCTGTAAACTATTGCTCCGCTCACCATCAGAATCAGAAGAAGGAAGAAGCAGAAGGTGATGCTGATGCCCTCTATAGTGGACATGAACAGCTCTGAGGACAGGAGGGAATAAGGCCAGTGAACTATGACATACAGTAGAGGCTGCAGGTTATGTGAGTTAAATGGATGTACTTTTTACTTGTGTTGGTGTTGCAGTGGGGGGTGTTGGGAGGTGCTTGAGGCAGGAAGTTGGGGATCCTGTCTGATCAAGAGTACAAAGTGTAATGTTGTGAAGAGTGCTGACAATGGTTAAAATGAACACAACCATGGATCTACATTTATGTGACATCTTGTCTTATGTTTTTCACCTCTGACTCGGACCAACACGTCTTCACTCTCCATCCACAGACCAGCCTCATCGTAGCTGTCCCTGGCCTTGCAGCGGTAATACCCAGACTCCTCTGGGCCGAGGCGGGCCAAAATGAGGATTCGTCTGTGGTCGGCAAAGGCATAGTGAGGCTCAACAGGATGAGTGTGAGAGTCCACATTTGTCACGGAGGACAGGACGGAGTCATTGAAGAGCCAGGACACATAAGGGAAAGTGCCCCTGCTGATGTGACATCTCAGTCTGACTGCAGCCACTTTGGAGTCAGCTGTGTAGAAATACTCTACATCCACTTTGACATCACCTCCAACTGGGACTAGATGAACAGGAAATGGGAGAGAAGGATTTAGGAAGACGTTAAAACTACAACCGGTGAATAACTATCAACAACTCgaatttaaataaaaatgactGTTTTCAAAAGGACTAAATATGAACTTCAgtgaacaataaaaacaaacctgAGCTTCTTGTTTTACTTAAATACtcagtttaaatacattttatttttctcttctgtagaaatgtaaatttactttcatgaaatgtttttctttatcgttaaaaagttgtgttttttttgaagATATGACTTCTCACAAGATTTGTAGTAACTGTTGCATGTGCTACATTAAATTATAAAGCCagaatatacatatgcaataACAACATACACACAGGGCACTTTCATGCTCGGCCACTGCTGTAAATGTACTGTACATACGGTACTGAACACTGTGATTTAACATGTGACTTTGTGCCTAATATCTTCCTGTACATAGTCTTCTTTTGCAGTCACTGTTAATTCATTTAGGCATTTTTAATCCTTATTTCCAttctgtttcattttatattCTTCTGTGGAAAGAGGAATAGCAGACAAGAATTTCATTGTCTAACTGCTATATTTGATCTTGTGTATATGACAGTAAAAGTTATTGAATCTTGAATCTATTACAGAGTGGCATTGAATATTCTGGAAAATGGTTTGAGAATCATATTTGATGACATATTCAGTCATCCTACATTTTTTCACCTTGTATAAACAACACGTTTTctcaaaaaaacctaaaaaaaaataaaataaaataaaaccctgAAACGAAACAAAAACTCAACCAATGCTTGTTGACTAAACTTGACAAACACAACTGTCACAGCTCTGACTGATCTTGTGCGTGGTGTCACATGTATCACATACCCACTTCTACGGTCAGAGGGTCACTCATCAGCTCCTGCACCTCGGTTTTGACCCTACATCGGGCCACACCCATGACCTGCCCTGGTACCATGGCGACATGAAACTGAGCTACAAGCGAATCAGATGCTGTGACAGACCCGACTTCTTTATTGTCTAATGAAAGAGAGAACTGGACCGGAGGACTCCCTCTTGATGACCAGCAGGTCACGTTGCCATGGTAACCATCTTCCTCTTTGGAGATGGAGAAGGAGATCCTGGGTTTGGAAACATGTTCTGACAGAGGAACAAAGGAGAAAGTACAGCACGAGATGAAAATATAACAATATTTCAGTTAAGTACATGAAACACGgtttattgcaggggtgtcaaacatatggcctgcagGCCAAAATCGGCCTGGCAAAGGGTCGAATCCAGTTcactggatgaatttgtggatgcaaaaattacactgacaatataaAGGGTGTCAGACTCACTTAAGCTcatgggtcacatacagaccaattcaatctgaagtggatcagaccagtaaaatgctgtcataataacctataaataatggcaactccaaatttttttgttttactgtaaaaaagtaaaattacattaaaatgtttacatttacaaactatcctttcacaaaaatgtgaataagctgaaaaaatatgatcaacctgaaatgtctgaagagaagtaagtgcaattaaaaatttgcaaaattaacaatattgtgccttttactaaatgttttgtgccttctcGGTCCATTGTGACATATAAATTGTAATGAACACGTGTAAACTATAAGCTGTGGTATAAtaacaatgggctctatgcacagctccactacttcctgaacttcaggtggctcctttatttcctgtctttcattattggacacactgtttaatccaggtgtgtctgctgcttcttgttgtgactacagattaattaggcacacctggattaatcagtgtgtccagtaatgaaagacaggaaataaaggagccacctgaagttcaggaagtagtggagctgtgcatagagcccattaaatTCTATCTGTTTACCTAGTACCACCCCCTTTAACACATGTAGCTCTAAGTGTATTGTGTTGCATTAATCTTTTTATGGATATTTACCTTTCACTGTCACTGGGACCTCTGAGCTGCTGGAGAACCTTTTGATGTCCTGCACGGCGGACCAGGCCATGCATGAATATGGTCCAGCATGTTCTGGACTCGCCTTCTCAATCACTAACTTGTTCCCAGTGGTGCGAAAAAAGGGCGAGGAGGAGGATTTAACTTCTGTTCTTTTGAAAAACCATGAGTAGGAAAGGTGGGAACCCTTTGTAACGTTACAGCTCAGGATGAGGGATGAACCTCTATATGCGACTGGGGggaaggggtcagaggtcactgtgGTTCCAGATGGTGGAACTAGATGGAAAGAAAGATCAGAGACATGGAAGTGAAATGTGGAAAAATGACAATCTTTTTAATATTCTAACTGAACAGTTTCTCCTTGGACATGCCACTCACTGACTACAGTTAGCGTGATACTGTTACTGTCCCCTGAGCTTCCTTTTGTCTTCGCTGTGCAGTAATACAACCCCTCCGATGTGGCAGACACCTTCAGGAAGAACGGCACAGGTTGGCCTCCTTGGTGATCGGTGCCTGTGGCGACGATGTTGTCCCTCCTCAGCTCGTAGGTGACTGGAGGAACAGCTTTAGGCGCAACACAGGTGAAGGCCACCCTCGAGTTGAGGTAGGCCATGGTTGAACCTGTCAACACCGGACGAAGAGACGTGGATCCACCtgaagaaagagacagaaaatacTCTGGATGTAGTTTCTGAATTGTACTCAAAAGCATACCagtaaaaaaattatatatctaCTACAACTACAATACAACACAAAAAAAGCCTAAGGCCAACAGACAGTCTGTTGTAGCACAGTTATATAGACTGTACACACtgaatacatgtaaacaatataagtgtgaaatatagaggaaatatataaaAAAGACTAAAGTGACCTTTCTTTGAACTTAATGTGTCTTGAAGTGTTGGACTATTTTTGTCTTGGgacagaggtcacattaaatactgaccTTTGTCTGTAGAATCcactaattttttatttttatctgttttaataaAGTGCACAATATTTCCTTGTACTTTCCACTTAAATCTTGATACTAGCCCTACAAAAAGTGTCTTAAGACTTAAAAAAATACTCATTTGGGTGGATAATCACTGGATCTGAGGTCTATACTGAGCAAAACATTTCAAGATTGTAATTCAATGACAAGGATTTCCTTATTCACTGTAAATAAGCAATAGTTAAGAGGTACTTGAGGGATAACTATGAATAGCTTTGTAGCTCTGGAGTAAGATCAGTGAGAATAAGATATTATTAAAGACTTCATACGTTGATATGCTGTGATTATGCATGTTAAAAAGCAACTAGTTAATGGCAAGTATGTAAATCTTACTATGAAGCAGCACTGAGACAAACTTACTTATTATGAAGATCAAATGTGCcagagctgaaaaaaaaatcaacaccagGCTGCATTAAGAATATAAGAATGTTATATTTATTATCATTTGGCTCTTTCATATCAATTAAACAGGAAACTCACCCAAAATTGGCCACAAATGAAGAGTGTGTAGATTCCTCATAAGAGTTCTGTGTTTATCTTTGACatggttgtgtgtgtctgtgtgtctgtgtgtgtgtctgtgtgtgtgtgaaggcgaGGAGAGTTATAACATGTGTTGCTCATAGATAACATGCGAGGGACCATATTTGGTTGAAGTTTTTATGAGAATGTGAAAGGAAAAAACAGTCAGAGTTGGGAAATGACTTTGAAAGCATAGATTTACAACATGTATCACATGGGAAGTATCTAGAGACTGAATCTATCATAATGagtttgttagaaaaaaaattatcacaaaaattaaacagaaaaaaaaaaactgttaatttatcagcatttttccttttttgcttttaacatttttgtatATTGCTTGTAATTTCttaatttatatattttcattacagtggacagttgttcaaacttaaattaaaaTCACAGCTGTATGATCAAGTGTTTTTGTtagctgtagatataaatcttttTATTGGTAGAAGAACAATGAAGATACAAAAATATTCTCTGAGTATAGTGGAGCACTACAGTTACATTTTACAAGTAAATGCattatattttccatttttaaagaGCTTTGTGAATATTTATATTTAAGAACAATGTTAACCTTTAAAGTGAATTTCTAATCATTGATGTGTGGTTTTAACTACAGTGGATAGTCACATGTTTTAACTATTTAAGTGGGTATTTGTTTGACTCTTGTTCAGGAGTAATAAATAATTCCCATTCCATTTGTTATGATCCATTCACAGATGGATTAATATTAACATAAAACATTAGTTGCATATATTTAAGGCTCCTCAGATTCTGTTTTTAAGAAGTGAGAAGAGGAGCCTTGTGCTCAAAGCGTTAAACACAAAACTATATTTAACAGGAGCTACAaattgtgttagttgtgtttctGCTTTGAAATGAGTGAAATTATATTCTTATGTACATGTTTATTTATAAGTAAAAACAGTTCAAATGTACTGATGTGCATCAAGCAACAAACTTTAAGTCATTTAAatacaaagttaatttttttcagaagatacaaaaagaaaaagtaatcTTTGCTGATTACTGTCACCATTGCACATCTTATCTTCAAGCCAAAGCttcaaactttttatttttagcaaCTTCTAGCCAAGCAactgtgttttaaaaaaaaaaaagaagattaatTGTAAGACTGtgagacagtctgaggacactgatcAGTTTGGAGGGGGGTCCTTCTGTTGCTGGCTGAGGGAGTTGTCCTCAACTGTGCCTGTAGAACGGACTCTGCGTACATTCCTCTGACCTCTAAGCATGGTGGCGTGCTGTTTCACCAGGAAACGCTTATCAGAGCTGCTCTGTGAGGATAACACATTTACAGAAAGAATATAACATACAGATTCAGCGGAAAAGGATGAAACACACGACTGACACATAATAAACTCACTTTCATGAATTAAATCAGCTGTAACTTCCTTCTAATCTGTAGGTACATACATTTTTGGTGACATGTGTGTGACTTACCATAACTAGCATGTCTTTCAGTCTCTCAATTGCTTTCTGATTGGCTCGTCCTCGTGACACATAGGAGGTTAAGATTATACTGAAAGAACGGAATATATTTCAAGTTACATTAAAAATTGTTTGACCACAAAATCCATTGTAAACCTCACATAATATATTGTGCAAACAAAGCTGAGAGTTGCAATTTTGGCAAAGAAATTGGTTCATAATATGTTACACACTCTGTATTATTCACTTGTATTCTCTAATTACTGTTAAGAAATATGAGATAGTATGCTAAAAGTACGATACACTATAATCTAAATTGTCTACAATACAGGTGCACAAACATGCTGtttttacagaaataaacttttaagATCATGGATCCCGTATGGATTTGGATCATGGATTGGGAATGTATAAATAACATAGCAAGAAATGATCGACTTGACTACTGCAGTCAAGCAAAGAACCAATATTAATGACCTAAAAACATGTTCAACAAAAAGTTTTGGGTGGTAGAGGGATGAGAAAGAGACTCATCCCTCTACCACCCTTATGTGTTGTATACTTCATATCCTTAAAACCAGAAAAGTcaacagacagagctagtgtttGCTTTCCTCTGAGCGTGTATTTGTCTTGGTTTCTACTTACATTTCACCCAGTAGGAGTGGCAGGGCAAACGCCTCAGAGGACAGGTATCGGAGCGTGGTCTGAGCAGGACCGGGTAGAATGTCCACACACACTCCTGTCACATTAAACACTGTGGCACCATTTCCAAATGGACCACAGGAGGAAGACATGGAGAACCTGGAGGGAAAACCAGATAAAAAACAGATTGGAcaaatcacagttctgtgtgTCGTGACAGGTTTGTTAGAGTTGGCTGAAAGGTctgagtgtatgtgtgtttgcttTGCCTGGAGTTTTGTCTCACTAACAGAACTGTGCAGTAAGTGAGAAGACTAGAAAGAGGAGAAAGATATGTGACCAAAGGCagtacatttttatattgttttattcatGCACACTGTGTGATGCTGTAACTGGCTGGACTGAAGCTCAACACCCAGAAACATCCTAAACACAGCAAAACTAGAGGAAACCAGAAAATCCAGGCAGAAGACAGAGTTTCTGCAGGTAAATGCACCACCTCACACTGACAGAGGGTCAGAAAAGATGATTGATAAGGATTATCATAATATATTGTATTCAGTATTTAGCGTACATAgtatttttcaggaaaatgtcaCATACTTTGCCTCTAAAAACTAGAatcagtatttctacttttaccTGCAAATCATGTGTACTTTTTCTACATTTGAACAGGAGTATTTGTGTTTACCTTGTGTGATTTCTTACCTGAAGAAGTTGTAGGCCAGTGTGGCAGCAGCCATGAGGAGACCAAGCAGCAACATGAAGTGGAATAAAACTGAGGAGCTGGAGGCTCGAAACATCCTCTGCTCTGCTGCACAGCACCGCAGGACTACGAACTAAAAACAGCATCACAGAGACATGAGTCATGAAATATCAACTTAAATGGTGAAACAGGACTTTTAGGGCATGCTGTCCTCTCTTGTTCTGTGTCCTGTTAGTTTAAATTTCTTAAATGAAACATCAGAATACAGAActaaaaaatacttttttcctCAGCCAAAGGTAACACATACAAATAGGTtttgttattaaatcagaaatctgagatataatattttattctgacagGAAAAAGTGAAGGCAACATCTGAAAGCTTGACTTTAAGAGGTAAAAATTTTTCCCAATGACTAATGTATTGGTAATAAATGGTAACTAATTTGtctaacataattttatttatttaggggAATGTGTTCTATTAGAATTGTTGTATAATACAACTTTTGTATTATAACTTTTATATTGTTGCCATCTTCCCAGCAGATAACTGTTCATCTGTGCTTAGTTAATTCTCAGTTTATTATGTGGCGGTAATAATAACCCTTTTAAGTCAATACAATGCACAGAATAATGAGCAAGATTAATAgaatgtataatgttaatttcagggaacatacaaatgagttgtttattaaatcaggattgtttaagtttaaagagttggttgaattaaggacattgctgattgtgtttagagcgagaaacggacttttgcctgcaaactcgcagagattatttgttttagtatcacaagatgaagaacatagaaggaggtttaattttaaacagcaaagggtgcgTACTAAcgtgaagaaaatgtgtatttctgttgtgggtgtcaggatgtggaattctttggcagtggaagagaagagctgtacaaatatttttcagtttaagaggttgtatagggaaagaatagagaagctttataaaaacatgtaatgacataattcaacttatggatgttggatttattttacttgcattgactatcaggtaaactgtttactgtaataactgtaatggcaacgtatctgatgtaagcagatgtttcaagaaaggggcaggtattaaaagttttcttcatcctgctcctttccaatcatttagattggaatgaatgaataaaatgaaatgaaatgagaatagaatagaatagaatagaatagaatagaatagaatagaatagaatagaatagaatagaatagaatagatgacCTTTTTAATGTAGAAAGTGGCCGTCAGTGTGACAGTTCCTATCAGAGGCAGGAGAGGGCAGTAGTACACTCCCACCCAGGACACAGTTTGACCGTACACCAGGTCCAGGACATTGAAAGGGATCAGGAAGCGCTGTTTCCCCAACATCTTGGCCAGTGAGGACAAGGGGTATTTCTCCTGGAGTAACCTATCACATGAAGAAAAGTTAATAAGCACTGAATACATAGCTGGAAAATTCTATTCCCTCTATTAGTCAACCCGCTGTGCCATCAAAGACATTCATGTATCCAGCAGTGGCATTGGCAGTGATGACTAAGACAGAAAGAAGCTGTtgatctgatgaaaaacccactTCCTGGGGAAGCTCAAGAGGAAGGTGCTGCTGAAAGTGGCAAGGAAATTGAAGATACACAGCTTGTACATCTCTCGACCAAACTGGTTCTCCCAACactgtgaaagaaaaaaagacaggaaaagaTCAGTAAATGTTTCTAATTTGGAAAGATCTTTATGAAAACCCTTATTTGCTGAAGATACAATCTAAGACAGACAGATCCAGATAAGCAAGTTCAGACCAGCGGTGCAGTTTACATCCGGGCATCTCCAAAAATTCTTGTGACttaaatatgaataataaaaagTAACAATTGGATCTACTCATCTGTCATTATGATGTGTATTAAAGGTACGACATGTAGAATCTCATCTTTGAAATAATTAAGAATGACCTGTAAGTATCgttagagtgtttagaatgaagATTTTTGACGTTATAACAAAGATGTCAGTGTATTACACCACAGATATGAACCGAAATTCTTGACAGCCATGG from Sphaeramia orbicularis chromosome 1, fSphaOr1.1, whole genome shotgun sequence includes these protein-coding regions:
- the LOC115419820 gene encoding Fc receptor-like protein 5 isoform X3; protein product: MAYLNSRVAFTCVAPKAVPPVTYELRRDNIVATGTDHQGGQPVPFFLKVSATSEGLYYCTAKTKGSSGDSNSITLTVVIPPSGTTVTSDPFPPVAYRGSSLILSCNVTKGSHLSYSWFFKRTEVKSSSSPFFRTTGNKLVIEKASPEHAGPYSCMAWSAVQDIKRFSSSSEVPVTVKEHVSKPRISFSISKEEDGYHGNVTCWSSRGSPPVQFSLSLDNKEVGSVTASDSLVAQFHVAMVPGQVMGVARCRVKTEVQELMSDPLTVEVVPVGGDVKVDVEYFYTADSKVAAVRLRCHISRGTFPYVSWLFNDSVLSSVTNVDSHTHPVEPHYAFADHRRILILARLGPEESGYYRCKARDSYDEAGLWMESEDVLVRVRDRIPNFLPQAPPNTPHCNTNTKLFMSTIEGISITFCFFLLLILMVSGAIVYRMFDHKQVDSHVSITNSVVPPLSANTSRSRAKPPDLSSTDSSIHNQTIEVTL
- the LOC115419820 gene encoding Fc receptor-like protein 5 isoform X1 gives rise to the protein MRNLHTLHLWPILALAHLIFIISGSTSLRPVLTGSTMAYLNSRVAFTCVAPKAVPPVTYELRRDNIVATGTDHQGGQPVPFFLKVSATSEGLYYCTAKTKGSSGDSNSITLTVVIPPSGTTVTSDPFPPVAYRGSSLILSCNVTKGSHLSYSWFFKRTEVKSSSSPFFRTTGNKLVIEKASPEHAGPYSCMAWSAVQDIKRFSSSSEVPVTVKEHVSKPRISFSISKEEDGYHGNVTCWSSRGSPPVQFSLSLDNKEVGSVTASDSLVAQFHVAMVPGQVMGVARCRVKTEVQELMSDPLTVEVVPVGGDVKVDVEYFYTADSKVAAVRLRCHISRGTFPYVSWLFNDSVLSSVTNVDSHTHPVEPHYAFADHRRILILARLGPEESGYYRCKARDSYDEAGLWMESEDVLVRVRDRIPNFLPQAPPNTPHCNTNTKLFMSTIEGISITFCFFLLLILMVSGAIVYRMFDHKQVDSHVSITNSVVPPLSANTSRSRAKPPDLSSTDSSIHNQTIEVTL
- the LOC115419820 gene encoding Fc receptor-like protein 5 isoform X2 — translated: MRNLHTLHLWPILALAHLIFIISGSTSLRPVLTGSTMAYLNSRVAFTCVAPKAVPPVTYELRRDNIVATGTDHQGGQPVPFFLKVSATSEGLYYCTAKTKGSSGDSNSITLTVVIPPSGTTVTSDPFPPVAYRGSSLILSCNVTKGSHLSYSWFFKRTEVKSSSSPFFRTTGNKLVIEKASPEHAGPYSCMAWSAVQDIKRFSSSSEVPVTVKEHVSKPRISFSISKEEDGYHGNVTCWSSRGSPPVQFSLSLDNKEVGSVTASDSLVAQFHVAMVPGQVMGVARCRVKTEVQELMSDPLTVEVVPVGGDVKVDVEYFYTADSKVAAVRLRCHISRGTFPYVSWLFNDSVLSSVTNVDSHTHPVEPHYAFADHRRILILARLGPEESGYYRCKARDSYDEAGLWMESEDVLVRVRELFMSTIEGISITFCFFLLLILMVSGAIVYRMFDHKQVDSHVSITNSVVPPLSANTSRSRAKPPDLSSTDSSIHNQTIEVTL
- the LOC115419820 gene encoding Fc receptor-like protein 5 isoform X4, which translates into the protein MRNLHTLHLWPILALAHLIFIISGSTSLRPVLTGSTMAYLNSRVAFTCVAPKAVPPVTYELRRDNIVATGTDHQGGQPVPFFLKVSATSEGLYYCTAKTKGSSGDSNSITLTVVIPPSGTTVTSDPFPPVAYRGSSLILSCNVTKGSHLSYSWFFKRTEVKSSSSPFFRTTGNKLVIEKASPEHAGPYSCMAWSAVQDIKRFSSSSEVPVTVKEHVSKPRISFSISKEEDGYHGNVTCWSSRGSPPVQFSLSLDNKEVGSVTASDSLVAQFHVAMVPGQVMGVARCRVKTEVQELMSDPLTVEVVPVGGDVKVDVEYFYTADSKVAAVRLRCHISRGTFPYVSWLFNDSVLSSVTNVDSHTHPVEPHYAFADHRRILILARLGPEESGYYRCKARDSYDEAGLWMESEDVLVRVRGSPTSCLKHLPTPPTATPTQSCSCPL